One genomic segment of Candidatus Nitrosocosmicus arcticus includes these proteins:
- a CDS encoding twin-arginine translocation signal domain-containing protein yields MSQRQPPKVDGGKISRRDFLKLLAAAGTVMTFTPFVDWGKFLPNPKETSEERSKVVLPDGSQANVNTFKINHAEAIVYPLSEDPVLNEEAFRTWQFIRLPPELGGEKNDASAFRMYSMVCLHLWCLWKYWPEDGRKRGECPCHGSMYDPLTGVAFAGPAALQAPPSNVLPSLDLEVDDEGNVWIKPPNWTPSGNGVVGYGRFLT; encoded by the coding sequence ATGTCTCAACGACAACCTCCAAAAGTTGACGGAGGAAAGATTTCACGTAGAGATTTTTTAAAATTGCTTGCAGCCGCAGGTACAGTTATGACTTTTACTCCTTTCGTAGATTGGGGAAAATTTTTGCCTAATCCAAAAGAAACCTCGGAAGAGCGATCAAAGGTGGTTCTGCCTGACGGAAGTCAAGCAAATGTCAATACATTCAAAATAAATCATGCTGAAGCTATTGTTTATCCGCTATCAGAAGATCCTGTATTAAATGAAGAAGCATTCAGAACCTGGCAATTTATAAGACTACCACCAGAACTTGGAGGAGAAAAAAATGATGCTTCTGCCTTCAGAATGTATAGTATGGTTTGCTTGCATTTATGGTGCTTATGGAAATATTGGCCTGAAGACGGCCGGAAACGTGGAGAATGTCCATGCCACGGGTCAATGTACGATCCTTTGACCGGAGTTGCTTTTGCAGGTCCTGCCGCACTTCAAGCCCCACCTTCTAATGTCTTACCAAGTTTAGATTTAGAGGTTGATGATGAAGGCAATGTTTGGATCAAACCTCCTAATTGGACTCCATCCGGAAATGGGGTAGTTGGATATGGGCGTTTCCTTACATAA
- a CDS encoding helix-turn-helix transcriptional regulator — protein MLSHADDDFQSVFFELAGDLRIYMLLKLSIKPYRLSQLATDLNATMQESHRNINRLIDSKLVKKTGEGELLLTAYGEIIVSLIPNFDFPFKHKDYFQEHTLSNLPLKFIHRIGSLNNCEVVVGVMAVLQRWKAVYHNSQDYIKEVISQVPIDLIETIAERVNNNVKFCYIFPADVVIPKGRNELLKKLGWKNLVSKGIVERRMMDKTNIVTIFNEKESCISFPTLKGEPDLNIMFYSKDASFHEWCEDFFNYEWSRAKLFDESKLSPEI, from the coding sequence ATGCTCAGCCATGCCGACGATGACTTTCAATCAGTTTTCTTTGAACTTGCAGGAGACCTGCGAATATATATGCTTTTGAAATTGTCAATAAAACCTTATCGCTTATCTCAGCTGGCAACGGATTTGAATGCCACCATGCAGGAATCACATCGTAATATTAACCGATTAATTGATTCAAAACTTGTGAAAAAAACTGGAGAAGGCGAATTATTATTAACTGCGTACGGGGAGATCATTGTTTCTCTTATTCCAAACTTTGACTTCCCATTTAAACACAAGGACTATTTCCAGGAACATACACTTAGTAACCTACCATTGAAATTTATTCATAGAATTGGTTCTCTGAACAATTGTGAAGTGGTCGTGGGTGTAATGGCTGTTCTTCAACGTTGGAAGGCTGTTTATCATAATTCTCAAGATTATATCAAGGAAGTTATTTCCCAAGTTCCAATCGATTTAATAGAAACCATTGCTGAAAGAGTGAATAATAATGTCAAATTCTGTTATATCTTCCCAGCTGATGTTGTGATTCCCAAAGGAAGAAATGAACTATTAAAAAAACTTGGATGGAAAAATCTTGTATCTAAAGGTATCGTGGAACGTCGAATGATGGATAAAACAAACATAGTGACAATATTTAATGAAAAAGAATCCTGCATATCCTTTCCGACGCTTAAGGGGGAACCTGATCTTAATATCATGTTTTATAGCAAAGATGCCTCATTTCATGAGTGGTGCGAAGACTTCTTCAATTATGAATGGAGTAGGGCTAAATTATTTGATGAATCAAAATTAAGCCCAGAAATCTAG
- a CDS encoding Lrp/AsnC ligand binding domain-containing protein produces MNAELGSEESIVNELKKIDLVKHVYQVYGVYDIVALVEGESMDKVKETITWKLRKLNGVKSTLTMIVME; encoded by the coding sequence ATGAATGCAGAATTGGGTAGTGAGGAATCGATTGTTAATGAATTAAAAAAAATAGATTTAGTAAAACACGTTTACCAGGTTTATGGTGTCTATGATATAGTAGCTCTAGTAGAAGGCGAAAGCATGGATAAAGTCAAAGAGACTATAACATGGAAGCTAAGAAAGCTCAATGGGGTAAAGTCTACATTGACTATGATAGTAATGGAGTAA
- a CDS encoding cytochrome b: MGVSLHNPDNSLVRLFKWIYTGFDRTIFMGLKFTLPAKFVSPLGFLGMLTFVVFIILGITGAFLMLWYEPILDRAWDSVSKINDTIPYGFHMRNIHYHASNAMVMLAILHMYYQFFSGRYKIRNEMLWVTGILLGVLTILEAFTGYDIIFSERAELAISIAASLTNSIPILGPDIMNAFFGSGFHDFVLRFYAFHVFFLPIVLLGLMVVHFPRFLVFDVPMVMAVTGAIMLTGGVFPIDMGLKFDPNVPPGITVPEWYLTGLYSFLRSQFDKFTTGVAWPGLFIFTLLIIPFIDRYKKFSWKDRPIITALGITSIAQIIITTYWGFYIDPDRTKSLLERLVIDPIFLYTVMALLVPLSFGFTYLMIKLAKNAEANAKKQKPAEKNPIQLPAKWLYILFIVLIGFQVYLNIAAYYAVLNGMKNYSLFLIGILMLVFSGMFHLYRYGRGLSKSNVEVVTTNKRKFVFPSFSTGSTKSLPSKTAKVGELSVSSDRIFNAPPGKSLDDKKPVPVPEIPTSKGRSLSSSSNNSATGVDASTGSASSNDPNPNLRTNAASLRSIKNDQNERKLRQKLTSPESSSATSVSDMEGSTTTNPGKNRT, encoded by the coding sequence ATGGGCGTTTCCTTACATAACCCAGATAACAGCCTGGTAAGGCTATTCAAGTGGATTTACACCGGTTTCGATAGAACTATTTTCATGGGGCTAAAATTTACATTACCCGCCAAGTTTGTTAGCCCCCTTGGATTCCTTGGTATGTTGACTTTTGTTGTCTTTATCATACTGGGTATCACAGGAGCTTTCTTAATGTTATGGTATGAACCTATACTCGATAGAGCGTGGGATAGTGTAAGTAAGATTAACGATACGATACCATACGGATTCCACATGCGAAATATACATTATCATGCCTCTAATGCGATGGTTATGCTTGCAATACTCCATATGTATTACCAGTTTTTCAGTGGTAGATATAAAATTAGAAATGAAATGCTGTGGGTAACAGGAATCTTATTAGGTGTACTAACTATTCTTGAGGCTTTTACCGGCTATGATATTATTTTTAGCGAAAGAGCTGAATTAGCTATTTCTATAGCGGCGTCACTGACTAATTCGATCCCTATTCTGGGGCCTGACATAATGAACGCATTTTTCGGATCTGGGTTTCATGACTTTGTACTCAGATTCTACGCTTTCCATGTTTTCTTCTTGCCCATTGTACTGCTGGGATTAATGGTAGTACATTTTCCTCGATTTTTGGTATTTGATGTTCCTATGGTGATGGCTGTTACGGGAGCGATAATGTTGACCGGAGGTGTATTTCCAATTGATATGGGGCTTAAATTTGATCCAAATGTACCACCGGGAATCACCGTTCCAGAATGGTATCTTACGGGGCTGTATTCTTTCTTAAGAAGTCAATTCGATAAGTTTACTACGGGTGTCGCTTGGCCTGGACTATTTATATTCACCTTGTTAATAATTCCATTCATAGATAGATACAAAAAATTCTCCTGGAAGGATAGGCCGATTATAACCGCGTTGGGCATAACTAGTATAGCGCAGATTATAATTACTACCTATTGGGGATTTTATATCGATCCAGATAGAACCAAGTCTCTGCTGGAACGATTGGTAATTGATCCGATTTTCCTATATACAGTAATGGCCTTGTTAGTCCCGTTGTCCTTTGGCTTTACGTACTTGATGATCAAGCTGGCGAAAAATGCAGAGGCTAATGCAAAGAAACAAAAACCCGCCGAGAAGAATCCAATACAACTCCCCGCTAAATGGTTGTATATTCTCTTTATAGTGTTAATAGGGTTCCAAGTTTATTTGAACATAGCTGCATATTACGCTGTATTGAATGGTATGAAGAACTACTCGCTCTTCTTGATTGGAATATTAATGCTCGTATTTTCGGGAATGTTCCATCTTTATAGATATGGACGGGGACTTTCCAAGTCTAATGTGGAAGTTGTAACTACCAATAAGCGCAAATTCGTTTTTCCATCTTTTAGTACAGGTTCCACAAAGTCATTGCCCTCTAAAACTGCCAAGGTTGGTGAACTATCTGTTTCATCGGATCGTATCTTTAATGCCCCGCCGGGTAAATCATTAGACGACAAAAAACCTGTCCCGGTTCCTGAAATACCCACTTCGAAAGGAAGATCCTTATCGTCATCCTCAAACAATTCCGCGACAGGTGTTGATGCCAGTACTGGGTCTGCCTCGTCTAATGACCCTAATCCAAATTTACGAACCAATGCTGCTTCGCTGCGCTCCATCAAGAATGATCAAAATGAGAGGAAATTACGCCAGAAGCTTACCTCACCGGAATCATCCAGTGCTACTTCAGTTTCAGACATGGAGGGATCAACTACTACTAATCCTGGCAAGAATCGTACTTAA
- a CDS encoding rhomboid family intramembrane serine protease, which translates to MFPIHDDTPRLNGRPYVNYGLIGINIVIFIYEVIITANFSNRVAVITLYSNYGSIPDMLLSGQNLGSLFSSMFMHGSIAHLLGNMFFLYVFGDNLEDRFGHFKYLMLYLFWGVMAAFAHSIYAVTTGEGSIPAIGASGAISGVLGAYLIFFPRAKIHTIIFAFFITTVRIPALAYIPFWFIMQLAFALIGQSGGVAYLAHIGGFIIGLGTALGWKFFSNMFFEQKQYPSQNYRRRSSISSPSFSNNSLNKNDHSESTNTDNLEKSIIPEIIIGEKFIDVIIEDRNTLSDSQIQANFDGSTNILYVHIIDTNKNYDISVPHPANTNLRVSDISVRNGIIRIRLDVT; encoded by the coding sequence ATGTTCCCAATCCATGATGATACTCCTCGATTAAATGGACGGCCGTATGTTAACTATGGTCTAATTGGAATTAATATTGTCATTTTCATTTATGAAGTCATTATTACTGCTAACTTTTCAAACAGGGTAGCAGTAATTACATTATATTCCAATTATGGTTCCATTCCTGATATGCTCCTTTCGGGTCAAAACCTGGGATCACTTTTCAGTTCAATGTTCATGCATGGAAGCATAGCTCACCTTTTAGGTAACATGTTCTTTCTCTATGTTTTTGGTGATAATTTAGAAGATCGTTTTGGTCACTTCAAGTATTTGATGCTGTATCTTTTTTGGGGGGTCATGGCTGCTTTTGCACACAGTATTTACGCCGTAACTACAGGCGAAGGCAGTATACCCGCAATAGGTGCATCCGGAGCAATATCGGGTGTTTTAGGCGCCTATCTAATTTTCTTTCCTCGCGCCAAGATTCATACTATCATATTTGCATTTTTTATCACCACTGTCCGAATTCCTGCATTAGCGTACATCCCATTTTGGTTCATAATGCAACTAGCATTTGCATTAATCGGTCAATCAGGCGGAGTTGCATATCTAGCTCATATAGGCGGATTCATTATCGGGTTGGGAACAGCTTTAGGATGGAAGTTCTTTTCTAATATGTTTTTTGAACAAAAGCAATACCCTTCACAAAACTATAGACGAAGGTCTTCTATATCTTCACCCTCTTTTTCAAACAACTCGTTAAATAAAAATGACCATTCAGAATCTACAAATACAGATAATTTGGAAAAATCCATTATCCCAGAAATCATAATCGGAGAAAAATTCATTGACGTAATAATAGAAGATCGGAATACTTTGAGTGACTCTCAAATTCAAGCAAATTTTGATGGATCCACAAACATCTTATATGTACATATTATTGATACTAACAAGAATTATGATATATCTGTTCCACATCCAGCGAATACCAATCTCCGTGTCTCAGATATTTCTGTTAGAAATGGAATTATTAGAATAAGACTCGATGTGACTTGA